A DNA window from Pogona vitticeps strain Pit_001003342236 chromosome 2, PviZW2.1, whole genome shotgun sequence contains the following coding sequences:
- the LOC144583027 gene encoding uncharacterized protein LOC144583027: MMNRRRGISQDHLGHPGQELIFKQENRELKIQEDRNGHQMKEVTQGRQHIKACHLSRQQITHAGEKLYPCMECGKSFSHSGALRSHQRTHTGEKPYKCMECGKSFSQSSNLRRHQRTHTGEKPHKCTECGKCFSLRGNLRKHEGTHTGEKPHKCLECGKSFNHSGVLWRHQRTHTGEKPHKCMECGKTFSQSGNLRLHQRTHTGEKPHKCMECGKSFIDSGKLRLHERIHTGEKPYKCMECGKGFTQNGSLRLHQRTHTGEKPHKCMECGKSFISSGTLRTHQSTHTGEKPHKCIECGKSFSHSGVLRLHERTHTGEKPHKCMECGKSFISSGELRLHERTHTGEKPHKCMECGKSFIDSGKLRLHERTHTGEKPHKCMECGKTFSQSSTLRVHQRIHTGEKPHKCMECGKSFSHSGKLRLHERTHTGEKPHKCMECGKSFCCSGDLRKHERTHTGERPHKCMECGKSFTQNGHLRLHERTHTGEKPHKCMECGKSFISSGELRLHERTHTGEKPYKCVECGKGFSRSNVLRLHERTHTGEKPHKCMECGKGFSHRGNLSKHERAHTGEKPYKCMECGKSFISSGELRFHQRTHTGEKPYKCMQCGKSFSYCSNLRSHQRIHTGEKPHE, translated from the coding sequence atgatgaacaggagaagaggaatttCCCAAGACCACCTGGGGCATCCTGGGCAGGAACTCATattcaagcaagaaaacagagaattgaaaatccAAGAGGATAGGAATGGACATCAAATGAAAGAAGTAACGCAGGGGAGACAGCACATAAaagcatgtcacctcagtagacaaCAAATAACTCATGCAGGAgagaaactgtatccatgtatggaatgtggaaagagcttcagtcacagtggtgccctcaggtcacatcaaagaactcacactggggagaaaccatataaatgcatggaatgtgggaaaagcttcagtcagagttCTAACCTCAggagacatcaaagaactcacactggggagaaaccacataaatgcacggaatgtggaaagtgcttcagtcttAGAGgtaaccttaggaaacatgaaggaactcacactggggagaaaccacataaatgcttggaatgtggaaagagcttcaatcacagTGGTGTCCTTTggagacatcaaaggactcacactggggagaaaccacataaatgcatggaatgtggaaagacctttagtcagagtggtaaccttaggttacatcaaaggactcacactggggagaaaccacataaatgcatggaatgtggaaagagcttcattgacagtggtaagcttaggttacatgaaagaattcacactggggagaaaccatataaatgcatggaatgtggaaaaggctTCACTCAGAATGGtagccttaggttacatcaaaggactcacactggagagaaaccacataaatgcatggaatgtggaaagagctttatttcaagtggtacccttaggacacatcaaagtactcacactggggagaaaccacataaatgcatagaatgtggaaagagctttagtcacagtggtgtcctgaggttacatgaaagaactcacactggggagaaaccacataaatgcatggaatgtggaaagagctttatttcgagtggtgaacttaggttacatgaaagaactcacactggggagaaaccacataaatgcatggaatgtggaaagagcttcattgacagtggtaagcttaggttacatgaaagaactcacactggggagaaaccacataaatgcatggaatgtggaaagacctttagtcagaGTTCTACCCTCAGggtacatcaaagaattcacactggcgagaaaccacataaatgcatggaatgtggaaagagcttcagtcacagtggtaagcttaggttacatgaaagaactcacactggggagaaaccacataaatgcatggagtgcggaaagagctttTGTTGTAGTGGTGatcttaggaaacatgaaagaactcacactggggagagaccacataaatgcatggaatgtggaaaaagcttcactcagaatggtcatcttaggttacatgaaagaactcacactggggagaaaccacataaatgcatggaatgtggaaagagctttatttcgagtggtgaacttaggttacatgaaagaactcacactggggagaagccatataaatgtgtggaatgtggaaagggctttagtCGCAGTAATGTCCTTAgattacatgaaagaactcacactggggagaaaccacataaatgcatggaatgtggaaagggctttagtCACAGAGGTAACCTTAGTAAACATGAAAGAgctcacactggtgagaaaccatataaatgtatggaatgtggaaagagctttatttcaagtgGTGAACTGAggttccatcaaagaactcacactggggagaagccctataaatgcatgcaatgtggaaaaagcttcagttaCTGTAGTAACctcaggtcacatcaaagaatacatactggagagaaaccacatgaatga